A genomic window from Streptomyces sp. WMMC940 includes:
- a CDS encoding alpha/beta hydrolase: MVLVLPDGEPESARGPSAVSRASALPLARSLARAGRADGLVAHVVRYGGRGWNGTDARLATDASWAADEAVRRYGDVPVCLAGQGMGGRAALHAAGHGAVNSVLALAPWLPEDDVAAQPEPVKQLAGRRVLIVHGTNDARSDPELSYRLAERAKKTNRDTCRFEVHSDGHALRQYQAEVRALAADFVIGSLLSRAYARPVADALAAPPPLGLRMPLAAGFGRALRH, translated from the coding sequence GTGGTGCTGGTACTGCCGGACGGTGAGCCCGAGTCGGCACGCGGCCCGTCCGCGGTCTCCCGCGCCTCCGCCCTGCCGCTGGCGCGCTCCCTGGCCCGGGCGGGCCGCGCGGACGGCCTCGTCGCCCACGTCGTGCGCTACGGCGGACGCGGCTGGAACGGCACGGACGCCCGGCTCGCGACGGACGCGTCCTGGGCGGCGGACGAGGCGGTGCGGCGCTACGGCGACGTCCCCGTCTGCCTGGCCGGACAGGGCATGGGAGGGCGGGCGGCCCTGCACGCGGCGGGGCACGGCGCCGTCAACTCCGTGCTGGCTCTCGCCCCCTGGCTGCCGGAGGACGACGTCGCGGCGCAACCCGAACCGGTGAAGCAGCTCGCGGGCCGCCGGGTGCTGATCGTGCACGGCACGAACGACGCGAGGAGCGATCCGGAGCTGTCGTACCGGCTGGCGGAGCGGGCGAAGAAGACGAACCGGGACACATGCCGGTTCGAGGTCCATTCGGACGGGCACGCGCTGCGGCAGTACCAGGCCGAAGTCCGGGCACTGGCAGCGGACTTCGTCATCGGCTCCCTCCTGTCGCGCGCCTACGCCCGCCCCGTCGCGGACGCGCTCGCCGCGCCGCCGCCACTGGGACTCCGGATGCCGCTCGCCGCGGGCTTCGGGAGGGCGCTGCGCCACTGA
- a CDS encoding sensor histidine kinase — protein sequence MSGAAKRAILAGLGWTSLRLRLVVVFGMVALTAAVSASGIAYWLNREAVLTRTQDAALGDFRQQMQNRAASLPARPTESELQTTAEQMAGGTAGYSVLLLGERAAGKPIVGASDPDVFTLDDVPAELRKAVNDQPHLFWVRTQRGNTPYLVAGTRVVGGGPTGYLFKSLDQERQDLNSLAWSLGIATALALAGSALLAQAAATTVLKPVQRLGQAARQLGEGKLDTRLQVSGTDELAELSRTFNKAAESLEKKMADMSAREESSRRFVADMSHELRTPLTALTAVTEILEGEQDALDPMIAPAVELVVSETRRLNDLVENLMEVTRFDAGTARLVLDDVDVADQVTACIDARAWLDAVELDAERGIMARLDPRRLDVILANLIGNALKHGGSPVRVAVRTEGEELLIEVRDHGPGIPEEVLPHVFDRFYKASASRPRSEGSGLGLSIAMENALIHGGGITAANCTDGDGGAVFVLRLPRDASDITPEGHGRAASREREGEQEEEGGAR from the coding sequence GTGAGCGGTGCCGCAAAGAGGGCCATACTCGCGGGACTTGGCTGGACCAGTCTCAGACTGCGCCTCGTCGTCGTGTTCGGCATGGTCGCGCTGACCGCCGCCGTGTCCGCGTCCGGGATCGCGTACTGGCTGAACCGGGAGGCCGTGCTGACCCGTACGCAGGACGCGGCGCTGGGCGACTTCCGGCAGCAGATGCAGAACCGTGCCGCCTCGCTGCCCGCCCGCCCCACGGAGAGCGAACTGCAGACGACGGCGGAGCAGATGGCGGGCGGCACCGCCGGCTACAGCGTGCTGCTGCTCGGGGAGCGGGCCGCCGGCAAACCGATCGTCGGCGCCTCCGACCCCGACGTCTTCACCCTCGACGACGTGCCCGCGGAGCTGCGGAAGGCGGTGAACGACCAGCCGCATCTGTTCTGGGTGCGCACCCAGCGCGGCAACACGCCCTATCTGGTGGCCGGCACGCGCGTCGTCGGCGGCGGGCCCACGGGCTATCTGTTCAAGTCCCTCGACCAGGAGCGCCAGGACCTGAACTCGCTGGCCTGGTCGCTGGGCATCGCCACGGCCCTGGCCCTGGCCGGCTCGGCGCTGCTGGCCCAGGCCGCCGCGACCACCGTCCTCAAGCCGGTCCAGCGGCTCGGGCAGGCGGCCCGTCAGCTCGGCGAGGGCAAGCTGGACACCCGGCTGCAGGTGTCCGGCACGGACGAACTGGCCGAGCTGTCCCGGACCTTCAACAAGGCGGCGGAGTCGCTGGAGAAGAAGATGGCGGACATGAGCGCGCGGGAGGAGTCCAGCCGCCGCTTCGTCGCCGACATGTCGCACGAGCTGCGTACGCCGCTGACCGCGCTGACCGCCGTGACGGAGATCCTGGAGGGCGAACAGGACGCCCTCGACCCGATGATCGCCCCGGCCGTGGAACTGGTGGTGAGTGAGACGCGGCGGCTGAACGACCTGGTGGAGAATCTGATGGAGGTGACCCGCTTCGACGCGGGCACCGCGCGACTGGTCCTCGACGACGTCGACGTCGCCGACCAGGTCACGGCCTGCATCGACGCGCGGGCCTGGCTGGACGCCGTCGAACTGGACGCGGAGCGCGGCATCATGGCCCGCCTCGACCCCCGCCGCCTCGACGTCATACTCGCCAATCTGATCGGCAACGCGCTGAAGCACGGCGGTTCGCCGGTGCGGGTGGCGGTGCGTACGGAGGGCGAGGAACTGCTCATCGAGGTACGGGACCACGGTCCGGGCATTCCGGAGGAGGTCCTGCCGCACGTCTTCGACCGGTTCTACAAGGCGAGCGCCTCGCGTCCGCGGTCCGAGGGCAGCGGACTGGGGCTGTCCATCGCGATGGAGAACGCCCTGATCCACGGGGGCGGCATCACCGCGGCCAACTGCACGGACGGCGACGGCGGTGCGGTGTTCGTGCTGCGGCTGCCCCGTGACGCCTCCGACATCACCCCGGAGGGCCACGGGCGGGCGGCGTCCCGGGAGCGCGAGGGCGAGCAGGAAGAGGAGGGCGGCGCACGGTGA
- the deoC gene encoding deoxyribose-phosphate aldolase gives MPTIAPAFADVTSSDSALRRFLHGLPGVDAVGLEARAASLGTRSIKTTAKAYAIDLAISMIDLTTLEGADTPGKVRALAAKAVNPDPTDRSAPRTAAVCVYPDMVATAKAALGGADVKVASVATAFPAGRAALDVKLADTRDAVEAGADEIDMVIDRGAFLAGDYLKVFEEIRAVKEASGPARLKVIFETGELSTYDNIRRASWLGMLAGADFIKTSTGKVAVNATPANTLLMLEAVRDFRAQTGVQVGVKPAGGIRTSKDAIKFLVLVNETAGEDWLDNHWFRFGASSLLNDLLMQRQKLATGRYSGPDYVTVD, from the coding sequence ATGCCCACCATTGCACCTGCATTCGCTGACGTGACCTCGTCCGACAGCGCACTGCGCCGCTTCCTGCACGGGCTGCCCGGTGTCGACGCCGTCGGCCTGGAAGCGCGCGCCGCGTCTCTCGGCACCCGCTCCATCAAGACGACGGCCAAGGCGTACGCCATCGACCTGGCCATCTCGATGATCGACCTGACGACGCTGGAAGGCGCGGACACCCCGGGCAAGGTCCGGGCGCTCGCCGCCAAGGCCGTCAACCCCGACCCGACCGACCGCTCCGCACCGAGGACCGCCGCCGTCTGCGTCTACCCCGACATGGTGGCCACCGCCAAGGCCGCCCTGGGCGGTGCGGACGTGAAGGTCGCCTCCGTCGCCACCGCCTTCCCCGCCGGCCGCGCCGCCCTGGACGTCAAGCTCGCGGACACCCGCGACGCCGTCGAGGCCGGGGCCGACGAGATCGACATGGTGATCGACCGCGGCGCCTTCCTCGCGGGCGACTACCTGAAGGTCTTCGAGGAGATCCGCGCCGTGAAGGAGGCCTCCGGCCCCGCCCGACTGAAGGTCATCTTCGAGACCGGCGAGCTCTCCACCTACGACAACATCCGTCGCGCCTCCTGGCTCGGCATGCTGGCCGGAGCCGACTTCATCAAGACGTCGACCGGGAAGGTCGCCGTCAACGCGACCCCGGCCAACACCCTGCTCATGCTGGAAGCCGTCCGCGACTTCCGCGCGCAGACCGGCGTACAGGTCGGCGTGAAGCCCGCCGGCGGCATTCGCACCAGCAAGGACGCCATCAAGTTCCTGGTGCTCGTCAACGAGACCGCGGGCGAGGACTGGCTGGACAACCACTGGTTCCGATTCGGCGCGTCCAGCCTGCTGAACGACCTGCTGATGCAGCGCCAGAAGCTGGCGACCGGCCGCTACTCCGGCCCCGACTACGTGACGGTGGACTGA
- a CDS encoding aldehyde dehydrogenase family protein, with protein MDKHSVFEYAPAPESRSVVDIAPSYGLFIDGEFTDAADGKVFKTVSPSTEEVLSEVARAGSEDIDRAVRAARKAFEKWSALPGSERAKYLFRIARIIQERSRELAVLETLDNGKPIKETRDSDLPLVAAHFFYYAGWADKLGHAGYGPDPRPLGVAGQVIPWNFPLLMLAWKIAPALATGNTVVLKPAETTPLSALFFADICRQAGLPRGVVNIVPGYGDAGAALVAHPDVNKVAFTGSTAVGKAIAREVAGTDKKLTLELGGKGANIVFDDAPIDQAVEGIVGGIFFNQGQVCCAGSRLLVQESIQDELLDSLKRRLSTLRLGDPLDKNTDIGAINSAEQLARITALAETGEAEGAERWTAPCELPSSGYWFAPTLFTNVTQAHTVARDEIFGPVLSVLTFRTPDEAVAKANNSQYGLSAGIWTEKGSRILAVANKLRAGVVWANTFNKFDPTSPFGGYKESGFGREGGRHGLEAYLDV; from the coding sequence ATGGACAAGCATTCTGTCTTCGAGTACGCGCCCGCACCCGAGTCGCGGTCGGTCGTCGACATCGCCCCGTCGTACGGCCTCTTCATCGACGGCGAGTTCACCGACGCCGCCGACGGCAAGGTCTTCAAGACCGTCTCCCCCTCCACCGAGGAGGTCCTGTCCGAGGTCGCCCGGGCGGGCTCCGAGGACATCGACCGTGCGGTGAGGGCCGCGCGCAAGGCGTTCGAGAAGTGGTCCGCGCTGCCGGGCTCCGAGCGCGCCAAGTACCTCTTCCGCATCGCCCGGATCATTCAGGAGCGCTCGCGCGAGCTCGCCGTCCTGGAGACCCTGGACAACGGAAAGCCGATCAAGGAGACCCGCGACTCCGACCTCCCGCTGGTCGCGGCGCACTTCTTCTACTACGCGGGCTGGGCCGACAAGCTCGGCCACGCGGGGTACGGACCCGACCCGCGGCCCCTCGGCGTCGCCGGCCAGGTCATCCCCTGGAACTTCCCGCTGCTGATGCTGGCGTGGAAGATCGCCCCGGCGCTCGCCACCGGCAACACCGTGGTGCTGAAGCCCGCGGAGACCACCCCGCTGTCCGCGCTGTTCTTCGCCGACATCTGCCGCCAGGCCGGGCTGCCCAGGGGCGTCGTCAACATCGTCCCCGGCTACGGCGACGCGGGCGCCGCGCTCGTGGCCCACCCGGACGTGAACAAGGTGGCCTTCACCGGTTCGACCGCGGTCGGCAAGGCCATCGCCCGCGAGGTCGCGGGCACCGACAAGAAGCTCACGCTGGAGCTGGGCGGCAAGGGCGCCAACATCGTCTTCGACGACGCCCCGATCGACCAGGCCGTCGAGGGCATCGTCGGCGGCATCTTCTTCAACCAGGGCCAGGTCTGCTGCGCGGGCTCCCGGCTCCTCGTCCAGGAGTCGATCCAGGACGAGCTGCTCGACTCCCTCAAGCGGCGGCTGTCGACGCTGCGCCTCGGCGACCCGCTGGACAAGAACACCGACATCGGCGCCATCAACTCGGCCGAACAGCTGGCCCGGATCACGGCCCTCGCCGAGACCGGCGAGGCCGAGGGCGCCGAGCGCTGGACGGCACCGTGCGAACTGCCTTCGTCCGGCTACTGGTTCGCCCCGACGCTGTTCACCAACGTCACCCAGGCCCACACCGTCGCCCGTGACGAGATCTTCGGCCCGGTGCTGTCGGTGCTGACGTTCCGCACCCCGGACGAGGCCGTGGCCAAGGCCAACAACAGCCAGTACGGCCTGTCGGCGGGCATCTGGACGGAGAAGGGCTCCCGCATCCTCGCGGTGGCGAACAAGCTCCGCGCGGGTGTGGTGTGGGCGAACACCTTCAACAAGTTCGACCCGACCTCGCCCTTCGGCGGATACAAGGAGTCGGGCTTCGGCCGCGAGGGCGGCCGCCACGGTCTGGAGGCCTACCTCGATGTCTGA
- the afsQ1 gene encoding two-component system response regulator AfsQ1, whose protein sequence is MPFLLLIEDDDAIRTALELSLSRQGHRVATAATGEDGLKLLREQRPDLIVLDVMLPGIDGFEVCRRIRRTDQLPIILLTARSDDIDVVVGLESGADDYVVKPVQGRVLDARIRAVLRRGERESTDSATFGSLVIDRSAMTVTKNGEDLQLTPTELRLLLELSRRPGQALSRQQLLRLVWEHDYLGDSRLVDACVQRLRAKVEDVPSSPTLIRTVRGVGYRLDTPQ, encoded by the coding sequence GTGCCATTCCTGTTGCTGATCGAGGACGACGACGCCATCCGCACGGCCCTCGAACTCTCCCTGTCACGCCAGGGCCACCGTGTGGCCACCGCGGCGACGGGCGAGGACGGCCTGAAACTGCTGCGCGAGCAGCGGCCGGATCTGATCGTGCTGGACGTGATGCTGCCAGGCATCGACGGTTTCGAGGTGTGCCGGCGGATCAGGCGCACGGACCAGTTGCCGATCATCCTGCTGACCGCGCGGAGCGACGACATCGACGTCGTCGTCGGGCTGGAGTCGGGCGCCGACGACTACGTGGTCAAACCGGTGCAGGGGCGGGTGCTCGACGCCCGGATCCGCGCCGTGCTGCGGCGGGGTGAGCGCGAGTCGACGGACTCGGCGACCTTCGGCTCGCTGGTCATCGACCGCTCCGCGATGACGGTCACCAAGAACGGCGAGGACCTGCAGCTCACGCCGACCGAGCTGCGCCTCCTGCTGGAGCTGAGCCGCCGGCCCGGTCAGGCCCTGTCCCGCCAGCAGCTGCTGCGCCTCGTGTGGGAGCACGACTACCTGGGCGACTCCCGGCTGGTGGACGCCTGCGTCCAGCGGCTGCGGGCGAAGGTGGAGGACGTGCCGTCCTCGCCGACGCTGATCCGCACGGTCAGAGGTGTGGGCTACCGGCTGGACACGCCTCAGTGA
- a CDS encoding PH domain-containing protein: protein MKSPQQPTAEPVHADRAYRSLSGIAAGVLLLALTGWIGGDALVRGEGLTPWVALAGLLVLVPLIVAFTLRPAVFANDDRLRIRNPFRTIVLPWRTVAQVRAAYSSEVFTEDGAKYQLWAVPVSLRQRKTAARRRSRAAAGDAGGTTAPGGAPTAGGASHMAPGDRTIAELRELSERAAHRPTATGEPQVRWAYEIAGPVVVGAVALLVLLAVG from the coding sequence ATGAAGAGCCCCCAGCAGCCGACCGCCGAGCCGGTCCACGCCGACCGCGCCTACCGTTCGCTTTCCGGCATCGCGGCCGGTGTGCTGCTGCTCGCGCTCACCGGCTGGATCGGCGGCGACGCGCTCGTCCGCGGCGAGGGGCTCACGCCCTGGGTCGCGCTCGCCGGGCTCCTGGTGCTGGTGCCGCTGATCGTCGCCTTCACGCTGCGGCCCGCGGTCTTCGCCAATGACGACCGGCTCCGCATCAGGAACCCCTTCCGTACCATCGTGCTGCCCTGGCGGACGGTCGCGCAGGTGCGCGCCGCGTACTCCAGCGAGGTCTTCACCGAGGACGGCGCGAAGTACCAGCTGTGGGCCGTGCCGGTGTCGCTGCGGCAGCGCAAGACGGCCGCCCGCAGGCGGTCGAGGGCCGCCGCGGGCGATGCCGGGGGCACCACCGCACCGGGCGGCGCACCCACCGCAGGCGGCGCGTCGCACATGGCGCCCGGCGACCGGACGATCGCCGAACTGAGGGAGCTGTCCGAGCGGGCCGCGCACCGGCCGACCGCGACGGGAGAACCGCAGGTGCGCTGGGCGTACGAGATCGCCGGCCCGGTCGTCGTGGGAGCGGTCGCCCTGCTCGTCCTGCTCGCGGTCGGCTGA
- a CDS encoding adenosine deaminase: MTSQTPHASSRGSAPGHQGPTTDQIRRAPKVLLHDHLDGGLRPGTVIDLARAVGYDALPETEPDKLGIWFHEAADSGSLERYLETFAHTCAVMQTREALKRVAIECAEDLAEDGVVYAEVRYAPEQHLEAGLTLEEVVEAVNDGFREGERRARANGHRIRVGALLTAMRHAARALEIAELANRYRDAGVVGFDIAGAEAGYPPTRHLDAFEYLKRENNHFTIHAGEGFGLPSIWQALQWCGADRLGHGVRIIDDIEVAADGSVKLGRLAAYVRDKRVPLELCPTSNLQTGAASSYEEHPIGMLRRLHFRATVNTDNRLMSNTSMSREFELLTETFGYTLDDMQWFTVNAMKSAFIPFDERLAMINDVIKPGYAELRSEWLFQQTATTSGSAAKKG, from the coding sequence ATGACGAGCCAGACACCCCACGCATCCTCCCGGGGAAGCGCCCCCGGGCACCAGGGGCCCACCACGGACCAGATCCGCCGCGCCCCGAAGGTTCTTCTGCACGACCACCTCGACGGCGGGCTGCGCCCCGGCACCGTCATCGACCTCGCCCGCGCCGTCGGCTACGACGCCCTGCCCGAGACCGAGCCGGACAAGCTCGGCATCTGGTTCCACGAGGCGGCCGACTCCGGCTCGCTGGAGCGCTACCTGGAGACGTTCGCGCACACCTGTGCCGTCATGCAGACCCGGGAGGCCCTCAAGCGCGTCGCGATCGAGTGCGCCGAGGACCTCGCCGAGGACGGTGTCGTGTACGCCGAGGTGCGATACGCGCCGGAGCAGCACCTCGAAGCGGGGCTGACCCTCGAGGAGGTCGTCGAGGCGGTCAACGACGGTTTCCGGGAGGGTGAACGCCGGGCCCGCGCCAACGGCCACCGCATCCGGGTCGGTGCCCTGCTGACCGCGATGCGGCACGCGGCCCGGGCCCTGGAGATCGCCGAACTCGCCAACCGCTACCGCGACGCGGGTGTCGTCGGCTTCGACATCGCGGGCGCCGAGGCCGGCTACCCGCCCACCCGCCACCTCGACGCGTTCGAGTACCTCAAGCGCGAGAACAACCACTTCACGATCCACGCCGGCGAGGGATTCGGGCTGCCGTCCATCTGGCAGGCCCTCCAGTGGTGCGGCGCGGACCGTCTCGGCCACGGCGTCCGCATCATCGACGACATCGAGGTCGCCGCCGACGGCAGCGTGAAGCTGGGGCGGCTCGCCGCGTACGTCCGGGACAAGCGGGTCCCGCTCGAACTGTGCCCGACGTCCAATCTGCAGACGGGCGCCGCGTCCTCGTACGAGGAGCACCCCATCGGGATGCTGCGACGGCTGCACTTCCGGGCCACCGTGAACACGGACAACCGGCTGATGAGCAACACGAGTATGAGCCGCGAATTCGAGCTGCTGACCGAGACGTTCGGCTACACGCTCGACGACATGCAGTGGTTCACGGTCAATGCGATGAAGTCGGCGTTCATTCCTTTTGATGAGCGGCTCGCGATGATCAATGATGTCATCAAGCCGGGATACGCCGAGCTCAGGTCGGAGTGGCTTTTCCAACAGACCGCCACGACCAGCGGTTCCGCCGCGAAAAAGGGCTGA
- a CDS encoding VanZ family protein — MAGGVLLLAHLALVAWLTLRPLDVPWVTAANLEPLAGIKADLAAGPLHALRRIGEGLLLLAPLGILLPMAGGRLAVSPWASLARTVAAGALLSLGIELLQTAVPGRVVDVDSLLLNTAGVALAHLLVVPAGRARLRRGGSGRRPAGRGKDRGPLLREDAPQGPTPTIPRVGIAP; from the coding sequence GTGGCAGGAGGCGTCCTCCTGCTCGCACATCTCGCTCTCGTGGCGTGGCTGACGCTCCGCCCGCTGGATGTGCCGTGGGTGACGGCGGCGAACCTGGAACCGCTGGCGGGCATCAAGGCCGACCTCGCGGCGGGCCCCCTCCACGCGCTCCGTCGGATCGGCGAGGGACTGCTGCTCCTGGCGCCCCTCGGGATACTGCTCCCGATGGCGGGCGGCAGGCTCGCCGTCTCCCCCTGGGCCTCACTGGCGCGCACGGTCGCGGCGGGGGCGCTGCTGTCCCTGGGCATCGAACTGCTCCAGACCGCGGTGCCGGGCAGGGTCGTCGACGTGGACTCGCTGCTGCTCAACACCGCCGGGGTGGCGCTGGCCCATCTCCTCGTCGTTCCCGCCGGTCGGGCCCGGCTGCGGCGCGGGGGCTCGGGACGGCGGCCGGCGGGCCGTGGGAAGGACCGGGGACCCCTGCTCCGGGAGGACGCTCCTCAGGGGCCCACCCCGACGATTCCCAGGGTCGGGATCGCCCCCTAG
- a CDS encoding aldehyde dehydrogenase family protein, with translation MSESTRLSVFKTYKLYVGGKFPRSESGRVYEVTTATSAGGAAGKGRWLANAPLSSRKDARDAVVAARKAFGGWSGATAYNRGQILYRVAEMLEGRREQFVREVADAEGLSKSKAGAVVDAAIDRWVWYAGWTDKIGQVVGGANPVAGPFFNLSTPEPTGVVTVLAPQESSFLGLVSVIAPAIATGNTVVVVASERAPLPALSLGEVLATSDLPGGVVNVLSGRTAEIAAPLAAHQDVNAIDLTGAEAQLAKELEVAAADNLKRVLRPRAEDWTADPGTDRMTAFLETKTVWHPTGSLGASGSAY, from the coding sequence ATGTCTGAGTCGACGCGTCTGTCCGTCTTCAAGACCTACAAGCTGTACGTCGGGGGCAAGTTCCCCCGCAGCGAGAGCGGCCGGGTGTACGAGGTGACCACAGCGACATCAGCCGGCGGCGCGGCGGGCAAAGGCAGGTGGCTCGCCAACGCGCCGCTGTCCTCACGCAAGGACGCCCGTGACGCGGTCGTCGCCGCACGCAAGGCGTTCGGCGGCTGGTCGGGCGCCACGGCCTACAACCGCGGCCAGATCCTCTACCGCGTCGCCGAGATGCTGGAGGGCCGCAGGGAGCAGTTCGTCCGCGAGGTGGCCGACGCCGAGGGCCTGTCGAAGTCCAAGGCGGGCGCGGTCGTGGACGCCGCGATCGACCGCTGGGTGTGGTATGCGGGCTGGACGGACAAGATCGGCCAGGTCGTCGGCGGGGCGAACCCGGTCGCGGGCCCGTTCTTCAACCTGTCGACGCCCGAGCCGACGGGTGTCGTCACCGTCCTGGCCCCGCAGGAGTCGTCCTTCCTCGGGCTGGTCTCGGTGATCGCCCCCGCGATCGCGACGGGCAACACGGTCGTGGTCGTCGCCTCGGAGCGGGCCCCGCTGCCGGCGCTCTCGCTCGGCGAGGTGCTGGCCACGTCCGATCTCCCCGGCGGCGTGGTCAACGTCCTCTCCGGCCGCACGGCCGAGATCGCCGCCCCGCTGGCCGCGCACCAGGACGTCAACGCGATCGACCTCACCGGGGCCGAGGCGCAGCTCGCCAAGGAGCTGGAGGTGGCCGCCGCGGACAACCTGAAGCGGGTGCTGCGGCCCCGCGCGGAGGACTGGACGGCCGACCCCGGTACGGACCGGATGACGGCCTTCCTGGAGACCAAGACGGTCTGGCACCCCACGGGTTCGCTGGGGGCCTCCGGCTCGGCGTACTGA
- a CDS encoding uridine kinase has product MTLDTNRTSGGSHARVNASHWCPVSSQPPPTRVVLLSGPSGSGKSSLAARSGLPVLRLDDFYKEGDDPSLPLMAGTTAVDWDSPASWDADAAVLAVAELCRTGRTTVPVYDIATSSRTGAESVDISRTPLFVAEGVFAADLVDRCRDLGILADALCLRGRPSTTFRRRLLRDLREGRKSVPFLLRRGWRLMRAERGIVARQTALGAHPCGADEALGRLATAAASHCRRAPAKEAV; this is encoded by the coding sequence GTGACGCTCGATACCAACCGGACCTCCGGGGGATCCCACGCACGGGTCAATGCCTCACACTGGTGTCCCGTGAGTTCCCAACCCCCGCCGACGCGCGTCGTCCTGCTGTCCGGGCCCTCGGGTTCCGGAAAATCGTCCCTCGCCGCCCGCTCCGGCCTCCCGGTGCTGCGCCTCGACGACTTCTACAAGGAGGGGGACGACCCCAGCCTTCCGCTGATGGCGGGCACCACGGCCGTCGACTGGGACTCCCCCGCCTCCTGGGACGCCGACGCCGCGGTCCTCGCGGTCGCGGAACTGTGCCGTACGGGACGGACGACGGTCCCCGTGTACGACATCGCCACCAGTTCCAGGACCGGCGCCGAGTCCGTCGACATCTCCCGTACGCCGCTCTTCGTCGCGGAGGGCGTCTTCGCCGCGGACCTCGTGGACCGTTGCCGGGATCTCGGCATCCTCGCGGACGCCCTGTGCCTGCGCGGACGGCCCTCGACGACCTTCCGCCGCCGACTCCTGCGGGATCTGCGCGAAGGCCGCAAGTCGGTGCCCTTCCTGCTCCGGCGCGGCTGGCGGCTGATGCGCGCCGAACGCGGCATCGTCGCCCGCCAGACGGCGCTGGGCGCCCACCCCTGCGGCGCGGACGAGGCGCTGGGCCGTCTCGCCACGGCCGCCGCGAGCCACTGCCGCCGCGCGCCGGCGAAGGAAGCGGTGTAG
- a CDS encoding SigE family RNA polymerase sigma factor, whose product MNALHSTSSSAVVTRLHDVVRNTEKSGAVNGRGCVRGAGRQYRPSTAEQGRTSCMTVVDARAEGGHGGSAYGEAAGERSVPGERADAEAAFTAYVRERRASLYATAYHLTGDRYEAEDLLQSALFSTYRAWDRISDKAAVGGYLRRTMTNLHISAWRRRKIDEYPTEELPETAGDTDAMRGTELRAVLWQALARLPELQRTMLVLRYYEGRTDPEIAEILDISVGTVKSSIWRSLRRMREDDALSFGRDEEESFGELVA is encoded by the coding sequence ATGAACGCACTGCACAGCACGTCTTCGAGCGCGGTTGTCACACGTCTCCACGACGTCGTGCGGAACACCGAGAAGTCCGGCGCCGTGAACGGGCGGGGGTGCGTTCGCGGCGCCGGGCGCCAGTACCGGCCGTCGACCGCCGAGCAGGGACGCACGTCCTGCATGACGGTCGTCGACGCCAGGGCCGAGGGGGGCCACGGGGGAAGCGCGTACGGGGAGGCAGCGGGGGAGCGGAGCGTTCCCGGGGAGCGGGCGGACGCCGAAGCGGCGTTCACCGCCTACGTCCGGGAGCGCCGCGCCTCCCTGTACGCGACCGCCTACCACCTGACCGGTGACCGCTACGAGGCGGAGGACCTGCTGCAGAGCGCGCTGTTCTCCACCTACCGGGCGTGGGACCGGATCAGCGACAAGGCGGCGGTCGGCGGATACCTGCGCCGGACGATGACGAACCTGCACATCAGCGCCTGGCGCCGGCGCAAGATCGACGAGTACCCGACCGAGGAGCTTCCCGAGACGGCGGGCGACACGGACGCGATGCGCGGCACGGAGCTGCGCGCGGTCCTGTGGCAGGCCCTGGCCCGGCTCCCCGAGCTGCAGCGCACGATGCTGGTGCTGCGCTACTACGAGGGACGCACGGACCCGGAGATCGCGGAGATCCTCGACATCAGTGTCGGCACGGTGAAGTCGAGCATCTGGCGCTCCCTGCGCCGGATGCGCGAGGACGACGCCCTCAGCTTCGGTCGTGACGAGGAAGAGTCCTTCGGCGAGCTGGTGGCCTGA
- a CDS encoding PspC domain-containing protein, protein MAALARPRDGRMIGGVCAALARRFGTSATTMRVIFLVSCLLPGPQFLLYLALWLLLPTEKSAPTAW, encoded by the coding sequence ATGGCCGCACTTGCCCGCCCCCGCGACGGACGGATGATCGGCGGAGTGTGCGCAGCGCTGGCACGGCGCTTCGGCACCTCCGCGACCACGATGCGCGTGATCTTCCTGGTGTCCTGTCTGCTGCCCGGCCCGCAGTTCCTGCTGTACCTGGCGCTGTGGCTGCTGCTGCCGACGGAGAAGAGCGCCCCCACCGCCTGGTGA